One region of Macadamia integrifolia cultivar HAES 741 chromosome 11, SCU_Mint_v3, whole genome shotgun sequence genomic DNA includes:
- the LOC122093379 gene encoding E3 ubiquitin-protein ligase UPL5-like encodes MSFRENSIDCFHQRLDRISSKRKLDDYGPSDDDLSDLLRRMKRDEPDAVNSSAGGDARLGHTSTSVGADESDFKTRVSDVRSVSCSGSTDGGVASSCSRLQFFVRSISGGNTIVIHAGPDDSVKSVHEQIRKITGIPIIEQRLIYRGKQLQWEQSLAQCCIQNDAGLQLVGRMRSTEYPRTWQVVNDLVSSICRLCREEALQPPRSYRYVRARVEEFLRMTPKDDSEMASGHIQIFKSAGAATALVMLFLSPVKGNKQCAEDSIRLFLTQDNELLPKTVQAHCASIVLEFCKLLSRTSREDPLYISCRNTLGSLLETFAGAHESRYFGNEKASVIIREFYPFVRELANRLSACLEVGMNSPQCVGLSVSDVRDFSAFLLPLRRAIEDQLVGDGPVRITLLEGGDKSPFCGGEIELLHNIFLELLEKIDQCLIKVEGFLAEKVTGENEGRQLVWSQYLAILKELNSISKLYHGAEDKLQSVMRARRTPLNALIRYTRRSDEHRWFLEHKDVTDFESRRHLTMMMFPEVKDEYEELHEMLIDRAQLLAESYEYIYTADAEALHGGLFMEFKNEEATGPGVLREWFCLVCQALFNPQNALFLACPNDGRRFFPNPGELILNVLLLVFSSQVLIAFIVFISQKFFFKKLFVFMQEYVALITILVYLNI; translated from the coding sequence ATGTCTTTCAGAGAAAATTCTATTGATTGCTTCCATCAACGTCTCGATCGGATCTCTTCTAAGAGGAAGTTGGATGATTATGGGCCCTCTGACGATGATTTATCCGATTTATTGAGAAGGATGAAGAGGGATGAACCTGACGCTGTCAATTCGTCTGCTGGAGGGGACGCTAGGTTAGGGCACACCAGTACTAGTGTCGGTGCAGATGAATCCGATTTTAAAACCAGGGTTTCCGATGTTAGATCGGTTTCTTGTAGTGGCTCCACCGATGGAGGCGTCGCCAGCTCGTGTTCAAGATTGCAGTTCTTTGTTCGTTCCATCTCTGGTGGTAATACCATTGTTATTCACGCCGGCCCTGATGATTCTGTTAAATCTGTTCATGAACAGATTCGAAAGATCACCGGGATTCCCATAATCGAGCAACGTTTGATATACCGGGGCAAGCAGTTGCAGTGGGAACAGTCGCTTGCCCAGTGTTGTATCCAGAATGATGCTGGTCTTCAGCTTGTTGGACGGATGAGGAGCACGGAGTATCCTCGTACTTGGCAGGTTGTCAACGATTTGGTATCCTCCATATGTCGACTCTGTAGGGAGGAGGCACTCCAGCCACCCCGTTCCTATAGATACGTCAGAGCCCGTGTGGAGGAGTTCTTGAGGATGACTCCCAAGGACGATTCTGAGATGGCATCTGGGCATATCCAGATCTTCAAGTCCGCTGGTGCCGCCACTGCTCTCGTTATGCTCTTCCTTTCTCCCGTTAAAGGGAACAAGCAATGTGCGGAGGATTCAATTCGGCTTTTCCTCACACAGGATAACGAATTACTACCAAAAACCGTGCAGGCTCACTGTGCTTCCATTGTGCTGGAATTCTGTAAGTTGCTCTCGAGAACTTCTCGTGAGGATCCATTGTACATATCATGTCGAAACACTTTAGGTTCATTGTTGGAAACCTTTGCGGGGGCACACGAGTCGAGATATTTTGGAAACGAGAAGGCTTCGGTTATAATCCGAGAGTTTTACCCATTTGTACGTGAGTTGGCAAACCGACTCTCTGCGTGTTTAGAGGTGGGTATGAACTCGCCGCAGTGCGTTGGGTTATCCGTAAGTGACGTTCGTGATTTCTCTGCGTTCTTGTTGCCTTTAAGAAGAGCAATTGAAGACCAGTTGGTCGGGGATGGTCCCGTGCGTATTACTTTGCTTGAGGGTGGTGATAAAAGTCCATTCTGTGGGGGTGAGATCGAATTACTCCATAATATTTTCCTTGAGTTGCTGGAAAAAATTGATCAATGCTTAATTAAAGTGGAGGGTTTTCTCGCTGAAAAAGTAACTGGAGAAAATGAAGGCCGCCAACTTGTGTGGTCTCAATATCTTGCTATTTTGAAGGAATTGAATAGCATTTCCAAACTTTATCACGGCGCTGAAGACAAGCTTCAATCGGTTATGAGGGCTAGGCGAACTCCATTGAATGCACTTATTAGATACACAAGGCGAAGTGATGAGCACCGCTGGTTTCTTGAGCATAAAGATGTGACTGATTTTGAATCTAGGAGGCATTTGACAATGATGATGTTTCCTGAGGTGAAGGATGAATATGAAGAACTCCATGAGATGCTCATTGACAGGGCTCAATTACTGGCTGAATCATATGAGTATATCTATACCGCCGATGCTGAAGCATTGCATGGTGGCCTTTTCATGGAGTTCAAAAATGAAGAAGCTACAGGTCCCGGTGTCTTGAGAGAATGGTTCTGCTTGGTGTGCCAAGCATTATTCAATCCTCAAAATGCCCTTTTCCTAGCATGTCCAAATGATGGCAGAAGATTCTTTCCTAATCCTGGTGAGCTTATCCTGAATGTGCTTTTGTTAgttttttcttctcaagtttTGATTGCCTTTATTGTCTTTATTAGtcaaaagtttttcttcaaaaaacttTTTGTATTTATGCAAGAATATGTTGCTCTAATCACTATTTTAGTCTATTTGAATATTTGA